The following proteins are co-located in the Theropithecus gelada isolate Dixy chromosome 19, Tgel_1.0, whole genome shotgun sequence genome:
- the LYL1 gene encoding protein lyl-1: protein MCPPQAQAEVGPTMTEKAEMVCAPSPAPAPPPKPASPGPPQVEEVGHRGGSSPPRLPPGVPVISLGHSRPPGAAMPTTELGTLRPPLLQLSTLGTAPPTLALHYHPHPFLNSVYIGPAGPFSVFPSSRLKRRPSHCELDLAEGHQPQKVARRVFTNSRERWRQQNVNGAFAELRKLLPTHPPDRKLSKNEVLRLAMKYIGFLVRLLRDQAAALAAGPTPPGPRKRPVHRVPDDDARRGSGRRAEVAARSQPAPPADPDGSPGAAARPIKMEQTALSPEVR from the exons ATGTGCCCGCCTCAGGCACAGGCAGAGGTGGGCCCCACCATGACTGAGAAGGCAGAGATGGTGTGTGCCCCCAGCCCAGCGCCTGCCCCACCCCCTAAGCCTGCCTCACCTGGGCCCCCGCAGGTGGAGGAGGTGGGCCACCGAGGAGGCTCCTCGCCCCCCAGACTGCCACCTGGTGTACCAGtgatcagcctgggccacagcagGCCCCCAGGGGCAGCCATGCCCACCACAGAGCTGGGCACCCTGCGGCCCCCGCTGCTGCAACTCTCCACCCTGGGAACTGCCCCACCCACTTTGGCCCTGCACTACCACCCTCACCCCTTCCTCAACAG TGTCTACATTGGGCCAGCAGGACCTTTTAGCGTCTTCCCTAGCAGCCGGCTGAAGCGGAGACCAAGCCACTGTGAGCTGGACCTGGCTGAGG GGCACCAGCCCCAGAAGGTGGCCCGGCGCGTGTTCACCAACAGCCGGGAGCGCTGGCGGCAGCAGAACGTTAACGGCGCCTTCGCCGAGCTGAGGAAGCTGCTGCCGACGCACCCGCCCGACCGGAAGCTGAGCAAGAACGAGGTGCTCCGCCTAGCCATGAAGTACATTGGCTTCCTGGTGCGGCTGCTGCGCGACCAAGCGGCAGCTCTGGCCGCAGGCCCCACCCCGCCCGGGCCCCGCAAACGGCCGGTGCACCGGGTCCCAGACGACGACGCCCGCCGGGGATCCGGACGCAGGGCCGAAGTGGCAGCGCGCTCGCAGCCCGCGCCCCCGGCCGACCCCGACGGCAGCCCCGGTGCGGCGGCCCGGCCAATAAAGATGGAGCAAACCGCTTTGAGCCCAGAGGTGCGGTGA
- the TRMT1 gene encoding tRNA (guanine(26)-N(2))-dimethyltransferase isoform X3 has protein sequence MENGTGPCGEECPREVQETTITEGAAKIAFPSANEVFYNPVQEFNRDLTCAVITEFARIQLGAKGIQIKVPGEKDTQKVVVDLSEQEEEKVELKENENLASGDQPRTAAVGEICEEGLHVLEGLAASGLRSIRFALEVPGLRSVVANDTSARAVDLIRRNVQLNDVAHLVQPSQADARMLMYQHQRVSERFDVIDLDPYGSPAPFLDAAVQAVSEGGLLCVTCTDMAVLAGNSGETCYSKYGAMALKSRACHEMALRIVLHSLDLRANCYQRFVVPLLSISADFYVRVFVRVFTGQAKVKASASKQALVFQCVGCGAYHLQRLGKASGVPGSRVKFSAACGPPVTPECEHCGQRHQLGGPVWAEPIHDLDFVGRVLEAVSANPGRFHTSERIRGVLSVITEELPDVPLYYTLDQLSSTIHCNTPSLLQLRSALLHADFRVSLSHACKNAVKTDAPASALWDIMRCWEKECPVKRERLSETSPAFRILSVEPRLQANFTIREDANPSSRQRGLKRFQANPEANWGPRPRARPGGKAADEAMEERRRLLQNKRKEPPEDAAQRAARLKTFPCKRFKEGTCQRGDQCCYSHSPPTPRVSADAVPDCPETSNQSPRGPGDAARPGID, from the exons ATGGAGAACGGCACCGGGCCCTGCGGAGAAGAATGCCCACGTGAAGTCCAGGAGACGACAATCACCGAGGGGGCTGCCAAAATCGCCTTTCCCAGCGCCAACGAGGTCTTTTATAACCCGGTGCAGGAATTCAATCGGGACCTGAC ATGTGCTGTGATCACCGAGTTTGCTCGCATTCAGCTTGGGGCCAAAGGAATCCAGA TCAAGGTGCCAGGAGAGAAGGACACGCAAAAGGTGGTCGTGGACTTGTCAGAGCAAGAGGAGGAAAAGGTTGAActgaaagagaatgaaaacctGGCCTCAGGAGACCAACCTCGCACAGCGGCCGTGGGGGAAATCTGTGAG GAAGGCCTGCATGTGCTGGAAGGCCTGGCAGCTTCAGGCCTACGTTCCATTCGATTTGCCCTAGAGGTGCCTGGGCTCAGATCTGTGGTTGCAAACGATACCTCTGCCCGGGCTGTGGATCTCATACGCCGGAATGTCCAGCTCAATGACGTGGCACACCTGGTACAGCCCAGCCAAGCAGATGCCCG GATGCTGATGTACCAGCACCAGAGGGTGTCGGAGAGGTTCGACGTCATTGATCTGGACCCCTATGGCAGCCCAGCTCCCTTCCTGGATGCAGCTGTGCAGGCTGTGAGTGAAGGAG GGTTGCTGTGTGTGACCTGCACGGACATGGCGGTGTTGGCAGGGAACAGCGGGGAGACATGCTACAGCAAGTACGGGGCCATGGCCCTCAAGAGCCGGGCCTGCCACGAGATG GCCCTGAGAATCGTCCTGCACAGCCTGGACCTCCGTGCCAACTGCTACCAGCGCTTCGTGGTGCCGCTGCTCAGCATCAGCGCTGACTTCTACGTGCGTGTTTTTGTCCGTGTCTTCACCGGCCAGGCCAAGGTCAAGGCCTCAGCCAG CAAGCAGGCGCTGGTGTTCCAGTGTGTGGGCTGCGGGGCCTACCACCTTCAGCGCCTCGGCAAAGCGTCAGGAGTCCCCGGCAGCCG GGTCAAGTTCTCTGCAGCCTGTGGTCCCCCCGTGACCCCTGAGTGTGAGCACTGTGGGCAGCGACACCAG CTTGGTGGCCCCGTGTGGGCAGAGCCCATCCATGACTTGGATTTTGTGGGCCGTGTCCTGGAGGCTGTGAGTGCTAACCCCGGCCGCTTCCACACCTCGGAGCGGATCCGAGGGGTTCTGAGCGTCATCACTGAG GAGCTCCCGGACGTGCCTCTGTACTACACCCTGGACCAGCTGAGCAGCACCATTCATTGCAACACGCCCAGCCTCCTGCAGTTGCG GTCGGCCCTCCTCCACGCTGACTTCCGGGTCTCGCTCTCCCACGCCTGTAAGAACGCTGTGAAGACAGATGCCCCTGCCTCCGCCCTCTGGGACATCATGCGTTGCTGG GAGAAGGAATGTCCGGTGAAACGGGAACGACTATCAGAGACCAGCCCAGCGTTCCGCATTCTCAGTGTGGAACCCAG GCTGCAGGCCAACTTCACCATCCGGGAAGATGCCAACCCCAGCTCCCGCCAGCGAGGACTCAAGCGCTTCCAGGCCAACCCGGAGGCCAACTGGGGTCCCCGGCCTCGTGCCCGGCCAGG GGGCAAGGCGGCCGACGAAGCTATGGAGGAGAGACGCAGGCTGCTTCAGAACAAGCGGAAGGAGCCGCCGGAAGATGCGGCCCAGCGGGCTGCCCGGCTCAAGACATTTCCTTGTAAGAGGTTTAAGGAG GGCACCTGTCAACGCGGGGACCAGTGCTGCTACTCCCACAGCCCCCCGACACCCAGGGTTTCTGCTGATGCTGTCCCTGACTGTCCAGAGACCTCCAACCAGAGCCCCCGTGGACCTGGGGATGCCGCTAGGCCAGGCATAGACTGA
- the TRMT1 gene encoding tRNA (guanine(26)-N(2))-dimethyltransferase isoform X1, whose translation MQRSIVLWLSLTLRPTRVLCTARFFEGQSPGLPNPAAMENGTGPCGEECPREVQETTITEGAAKIAFPSANEVFYNPVQEFNRDLTCAVITEFARIQLGAKGIQIKVPGEKDTQKVVVDLSEQEEEKVELKENENLASGDQPRTAAVGEICEEGLHVLEGLAASGLRSIRFALEVPGLRSVVANDTSARAVDLIRRNVQLNDVAHLVQPSQADARMLMYQHQRVSERFDVIDLDPYGSPAPFLDAAVQAVSEGGLLCVTCTDMAVLAGNSGETCYSKYGAMALKSRACHEMALRIVLHSLDLRANCYQRFVVPLLSISADFYVRVFVRVFTGQAKVKASASKQALVFQCVGCGAYHLQRLGKASGVPGSRVKFSAACGPPVTPECEHCGQRHQLGGPVWAEPIHDLDFVGRVLEAVSANPGRFHTSERIRGVLSVITEELPDVPLYYTLDQLSSTIHCNTPSLLQLRSALLHADFRVSLSHACKNAVKTDAPASALWDIMRCWEKECPVKRERLSETSPAFRILSVEPRLQANFTIREDANPSSRQRGLKRFQANPEANWGPRPRARPGGKAADEAMEERRRLLQNKRKEPPEDAAQRAARLKTFPCKRFKEGTCQRGDQCCYSHSPPTPRVSADAVPDCPETSNQSPRGPGDAARPGID comes from the exons ATGCAAAGATCGATCGTTCTGTGGCTAAGCCTCACTCTCCGCCCCACCCGTGTGCTCTGTACAGCCCGGTTTTTCGAGGGGCAGTCCCCAGGGCTGCCGAATCCAGCAGCGATGGAGAACGGCACCGGGCCCTGCGGAGAAGAATGCCCACGTGAAGTCCAGGAGACGACAATCACCGAGGGGGCTGCCAAAATCGCCTTTCCCAGCGCCAACGAGGTCTTTTATAACCCGGTGCAGGAATTCAATCGGGACCTGAC ATGTGCTGTGATCACCGAGTTTGCTCGCATTCAGCTTGGGGCCAAAGGAATCCAGA TCAAGGTGCCAGGAGAGAAGGACACGCAAAAGGTGGTCGTGGACTTGTCAGAGCAAGAGGAGGAAAAGGTTGAActgaaagagaatgaaaacctGGCCTCAGGAGACCAACCTCGCACAGCGGCCGTGGGGGAAATCTGTGAG GAAGGCCTGCATGTGCTGGAAGGCCTGGCAGCTTCAGGCCTACGTTCCATTCGATTTGCCCTAGAGGTGCCTGGGCTCAGATCTGTGGTTGCAAACGATACCTCTGCCCGGGCTGTGGATCTCATACGCCGGAATGTCCAGCTCAATGACGTGGCACACCTGGTACAGCCCAGCCAAGCAGATGCCCG GATGCTGATGTACCAGCACCAGAGGGTGTCGGAGAGGTTCGACGTCATTGATCTGGACCCCTATGGCAGCCCAGCTCCCTTCCTGGATGCAGCTGTGCAGGCTGTGAGTGAAGGAG GGTTGCTGTGTGTGACCTGCACGGACATGGCGGTGTTGGCAGGGAACAGCGGGGAGACATGCTACAGCAAGTACGGGGCCATGGCCCTCAAGAGCCGGGCCTGCCACGAGATG GCCCTGAGAATCGTCCTGCACAGCCTGGACCTCCGTGCCAACTGCTACCAGCGCTTCGTGGTGCCGCTGCTCAGCATCAGCGCTGACTTCTACGTGCGTGTTTTTGTCCGTGTCTTCACCGGCCAGGCCAAGGTCAAGGCCTCAGCCAG CAAGCAGGCGCTGGTGTTCCAGTGTGTGGGCTGCGGGGCCTACCACCTTCAGCGCCTCGGCAAAGCGTCAGGAGTCCCCGGCAGCCG GGTCAAGTTCTCTGCAGCCTGTGGTCCCCCCGTGACCCCTGAGTGTGAGCACTGTGGGCAGCGACACCAG CTTGGTGGCCCCGTGTGGGCAGAGCCCATCCATGACTTGGATTTTGTGGGCCGTGTCCTGGAGGCTGTGAGTGCTAACCCCGGCCGCTTCCACACCTCGGAGCGGATCCGAGGGGTTCTGAGCGTCATCACTGAG GAGCTCCCGGACGTGCCTCTGTACTACACCCTGGACCAGCTGAGCAGCACCATTCATTGCAACACGCCCAGCCTCCTGCAGTTGCG GTCGGCCCTCCTCCACGCTGACTTCCGGGTCTCGCTCTCCCACGCCTGTAAGAACGCTGTGAAGACAGATGCCCCTGCCTCCGCCCTCTGGGACATCATGCGTTGCTGG GAGAAGGAATGTCCGGTGAAACGGGAACGACTATCAGAGACCAGCCCAGCGTTCCGCATTCTCAGTGTGGAACCCAG GCTGCAGGCCAACTTCACCATCCGGGAAGATGCCAACCCCAGCTCCCGCCAGCGAGGACTCAAGCGCTTCCAGGCCAACCCGGAGGCCAACTGGGGTCCCCGGCCTCGTGCCCGGCCAGG GGGCAAGGCGGCCGACGAAGCTATGGAGGAGAGACGCAGGCTGCTTCAGAACAAGCGGAAGGAGCCGCCGGAAGATGCGGCCCAGCGGGCTGCCCGGCTCAAGACATTTCCTTGTAAGAGGTTTAAGGAG GGCACCTGTCAACGCGGGGACCAGTGCTGCTACTCCCACAGCCCCCCGACACCCAGGGTTTCTGCTGATGCTGTCCCTGACTGTCCAGAGACCTCCAACCAGAGCCCCCGTGGACCTGGGGATGCCGCTAGGCCAGGCATAGACTGA
- the TRMT1 gene encoding tRNA (guanine(26)-N(2))-dimethyltransferase isoform X2: MQRSIVLWLSLTLRPTRVLCTARFFEGQSPGLPNPAAMENGTGPCGEECPREVQETTITEGAAKIAFPSANEVFYNPVQEFNRDLTCAVITEFARIQLGAKGIQIKVPGEKDTQKVVVDLSEQEEEKVELKENENLASGDQPRTAAVGEICEEGLHVLEGLAASGLRSIRFALEVPGLRSVVANDTSARAVDLIRRNVQLNDVAHLVQPSQADARMLMYQHQRVSERFDVIDLDPYGSPAPFLDAAVQAVSEGGLLCVTCTDMAVLAGNSGETCYSKYGAMALKSRACHEMALRIVLHSLDLRANCYQRFVVPLLSISADFYVRVFVRVFTGQAKVKASARVKFSAACGPPVTPECEHCGQRHQLGGPVWAEPIHDLDFVGRVLEAVSANPGRFHTSERIRGVLSVITEELPDVPLYYTLDQLSSTIHCNTPSLLQLRSALLHADFRVSLSHACKNAVKTDAPASALWDIMRCWEKECPVKRERLSETSPAFRILSVEPRLQANFTIREDANPSSRQRGLKRFQANPEANWGPRPRARPGGKAADEAMEERRRLLQNKRKEPPEDAAQRAARLKTFPCKRFKEGTCQRGDQCCYSHSPPTPRVSADAVPDCPETSNQSPRGPGDAARPGID; this comes from the exons ATGCAAAGATCGATCGTTCTGTGGCTAAGCCTCACTCTCCGCCCCACCCGTGTGCTCTGTACAGCCCGGTTTTTCGAGGGGCAGTCCCCAGGGCTGCCGAATCCAGCAGCGATGGAGAACGGCACCGGGCCCTGCGGAGAAGAATGCCCACGTGAAGTCCAGGAGACGACAATCACCGAGGGGGCTGCCAAAATCGCCTTTCCCAGCGCCAACGAGGTCTTTTATAACCCGGTGCAGGAATTCAATCGGGACCTGAC ATGTGCTGTGATCACCGAGTTTGCTCGCATTCAGCTTGGGGCCAAAGGAATCCAGA TCAAGGTGCCAGGAGAGAAGGACACGCAAAAGGTGGTCGTGGACTTGTCAGAGCAAGAGGAGGAAAAGGTTGAActgaaagagaatgaaaacctGGCCTCAGGAGACCAACCTCGCACAGCGGCCGTGGGGGAAATCTGTGAG GAAGGCCTGCATGTGCTGGAAGGCCTGGCAGCTTCAGGCCTACGTTCCATTCGATTTGCCCTAGAGGTGCCTGGGCTCAGATCTGTGGTTGCAAACGATACCTCTGCCCGGGCTGTGGATCTCATACGCCGGAATGTCCAGCTCAATGACGTGGCACACCTGGTACAGCCCAGCCAAGCAGATGCCCG GATGCTGATGTACCAGCACCAGAGGGTGTCGGAGAGGTTCGACGTCATTGATCTGGACCCCTATGGCAGCCCAGCTCCCTTCCTGGATGCAGCTGTGCAGGCTGTGAGTGAAGGAG GGTTGCTGTGTGTGACCTGCACGGACATGGCGGTGTTGGCAGGGAACAGCGGGGAGACATGCTACAGCAAGTACGGGGCCATGGCCCTCAAGAGCCGGGCCTGCCACGAGATG GCCCTGAGAATCGTCCTGCACAGCCTGGACCTCCGTGCCAACTGCTACCAGCGCTTCGTGGTGCCGCTGCTCAGCATCAGCGCTGACTTCTACGTGCGTGTTTTTGTCCGTGTCTTCACCGGCCAGGCCAAGGTCAAGGCCTCAGCCAG GGTCAAGTTCTCTGCAGCCTGTGGTCCCCCCGTGACCCCTGAGTGTGAGCACTGTGGGCAGCGACACCAG CTTGGTGGCCCCGTGTGGGCAGAGCCCATCCATGACTTGGATTTTGTGGGCCGTGTCCTGGAGGCTGTGAGTGCTAACCCCGGCCGCTTCCACACCTCGGAGCGGATCCGAGGGGTTCTGAGCGTCATCACTGAG GAGCTCCCGGACGTGCCTCTGTACTACACCCTGGACCAGCTGAGCAGCACCATTCATTGCAACACGCCCAGCCTCCTGCAGTTGCG GTCGGCCCTCCTCCACGCTGACTTCCGGGTCTCGCTCTCCCACGCCTGTAAGAACGCTGTGAAGACAGATGCCCCTGCCTCCGCCCTCTGGGACATCATGCGTTGCTGG GAGAAGGAATGTCCGGTGAAACGGGAACGACTATCAGAGACCAGCCCAGCGTTCCGCATTCTCAGTGTGGAACCCAG GCTGCAGGCCAACTTCACCATCCGGGAAGATGCCAACCCCAGCTCCCGCCAGCGAGGACTCAAGCGCTTCCAGGCCAACCCGGAGGCCAACTGGGGTCCCCGGCCTCGTGCCCGGCCAGG GGGCAAGGCGGCCGACGAAGCTATGGAGGAGAGACGCAGGCTGCTTCAGAACAAGCGGAAGGAGCCGCCGGAAGATGCGGCCCAGCGGGCTGCCCGGCTCAAGACATTTCCTTGTAAGAGGTTTAAGGAG GGCACCTGTCAACGCGGGGACCAGTGCTGCTACTCCCACAGCCCCCCGACACCCAGGGTTTCTGCTGATGCTGTCCCTGACTGTCCAGAGACCTCCAACCAGAGCCCCCGTGGACCTGGGGATGCCGCTAGGCCAGGCATAGACTGA
- the TRMT1 gene encoding tRNA (guanine(26)-N(2))-dimethyltransferase isoform X4 — MAVLAGNSGETCYSKYGAMALKSRACHEMALRIVLHSLDLRANCYQRFVVPLLSISADFYVRVFVRVFTGQAKVKASASKQALVFQCVGCGAYHLQRLGKASGVPGSRVKFSAACGPPVTPECEHCGQRHQLGGPVWAEPIHDLDFVGRVLEAVSANPGRFHTSERIRGVLSVITEELPDVPLYYTLDQLSSTIHCNTPSLLQLRSALLHADFRVSLSHACKNAVKTDAPASALWDIMRCWEKECPVKRERLSETSPAFRILSVEPRLQANFTIREDANPSSRQRGLKRFQANPEANWGPRPRARPGGKAADEAMEERRRLLQNKRKEPPEDAAQRAARLKTFPCKRFKEGTCQRGDQCCYSHSPPTPRVSADAVPDCPETSNQSPRGPGDAARPGID; from the exons ATGGCGGTGTTGGCAGGGAACAGCGGGGAGACATGCTACAGCAAGTACGGGGCCATGGCCCTCAAGAGCCGGGCCTGCCACGAGATG GCCCTGAGAATCGTCCTGCACAGCCTGGACCTCCGTGCCAACTGCTACCAGCGCTTCGTGGTGCCGCTGCTCAGCATCAGCGCTGACTTCTACGTGCGTGTTTTTGTCCGTGTCTTCACCGGCCAGGCCAAGGTCAAGGCCTCAGCCAG CAAGCAGGCGCTGGTGTTCCAGTGTGTGGGCTGCGGGGCCTACCACCTTCAGCGCCTCGGCAAAGCGTCAGGAGTCCCCGGCAGCCG GGTCAAGTTCTCTGCAGCCTGTGGTCCCCCCGTGACCCCTGAGTGTGAGCACTGTGGGCAGCGACACCAG CTTGGTGGCCCCGTGTGGGCAGAGCCCATCCATGACTTGGATTTTGTGGGCCGTGTCCTGGAGGCTGTGAGTGCTAACCCCGGCCGCTTCCACACCTCGGAGCGGATCCGAGGGGTTCTGAGCGTCATCACTGAG GAGCTCCCGGACGTGCCTCTGTACTACACCCTGGACCAGCTGAGCAGCACCATTCATTGCAACACGCCCAGCCTCCTGCAGTTGCG GTCGGCCCTCCTCCACGCTGACTTCCGGGTCTCGCTCTCCCACGCCTGTAAGAACGCTGTGAAGACAGATGCCCCTGCCTCCGCCCTCTGGGACATCATGCGTTGCTGG GAGAAGGAATGTCCGGTGAAACGGGAACGACTATCAGAGACCAGCCCAGCGTTCCGCATTCTCAGTGTGGAACCCAG GCTGCAGGCCAACTTCACCATCCGGGAAGATGCCAACCCCAGCTCCCGCCAGCGAGGACTCAAGCGCTTCCAGGCCAACCCGGAGGCCAACTGGGGTCCCCGGCCTCGTGCCCGGCCAGG GGGCAAGGCGGCCGACGAAGCTATGGAGGAGAGACGCAGGCTGCTTCAGAACAAGCGGAAGGAGCCGCCGGAAGATGCGGCCCAGCGGGCTGCCCGGCTCAAGACATTTCCTTGTAAGAGGTTTAAGGAG GGCACCTGTCAACGCGGGGACCAGTGCTGCTACTCCCACAGCCCCCCGACACCCAGGGTTTCTGCTGATGCTGTCCCTGACTGTCCAGAGACCTCCAACCAGAGCCCCCGTGGACCTGGGGATGCCGCTAGGCCAGGCATAGACTGA